The bacterium DNA window GACGAAACTCCCCGGTGATCTCGTAGTCGAGCCCTTCGCCGAGGATCGCGGCGATCCCGGGTTCGACCGCGTCGAGGTAGGGCTTCACGAACGCGCCGTCGTCGAAGCGCACGCGCGCGGTCAGACGCGCGGTCTCGAAGTCACTCGTCACCAGGTCCTCGACGTCGTCGCTGCCCGAGTTCTCGAAGAGGAGCAGCTCCTGGGAGACGAGCTCCCGATCGTCCGGGATCGCATAGAACTCCGGGCGGTTCTCGTTCAGCGCCCGATGGGTCTCCTTCACGATGTCCACGATCGAGACGACCTTGCCCGCGCGGAGCGTCGCGGCCTCCACCGAGAGCATGTGATCGGAGACTTCTTCGAGCTTTCGCAGGACAGCGGGCTCGTGGAGCCCGTCGTCGGCGCCCGTCGACACGAGGACCTCGTAGGTCACCGCCCCGCCGAAATGATCGTTCGTGTAGTCGACCGCCTGAAAGAGGCCCGAGTCCTCGGGAAACCACTCGATCATGTCGTGCCCGACGTGGATGCGCGGGATCCCGACGCCGGCCGCCAACAGGATCGCCGCCCAGACCGCGAGGACGAGACCAGATCGCCGGGTCGAGAAGCGACCGACCGAGAGGAGCAGGCGTTGGGAGACTGTTTCGGTTCCCGCTGCGGCCTCGGTCACGCGCCGGACAGGCGAAATGGCGAGCAACGCCGGGAGCAGCACCAGCACGTAGGCGAGCGAGAGCAGCACGCCGATCGGGCTGATGATCCCGAAATGCGAGATCGGCGCGAGGGCCGCGGGGATGAACGAGAGCAGGCCGCCCGCGGTCGTGAGGGACGTCATCAGGATCGGGAGTCCGGAATGCGCCAGCGCGTGTGGGACCGCCTCGTGGCGATCCATTCCGGCGCGGATCCCCTGGTAGTAGATCGCGACCAGGTGCACCGCACCGCCGATCCCGACCGCGAGCAGGAAGGACGGGATGATCTGGGTCGGCGCCATGATCGGAATGCCGACCGCGCCCATCAGCGACATCGTCGAGAAGACCGAGAGGCCGACCGTCAGCAGCGGCAGCACGACCCCGAGCACGCTCCGGAAGAGCATCGCCAGGAAAACGGCCGCCACGACGATCGACAGGACGGTCGCCTGCGCCATGTCCGGCATCAGCGTCCGGGAGAGGACCGTCGTGAACGCCGCCATCCCGGCCACGTGCACCTCCACCCCTTCCGGGACCGTCTTCGCGAGGACCGCCTCGATCGCGGACAGGATCTCGGCGTCCTCCTCCCCCGTGATCAGCTGGCGGGAGGCCGCGGCGGTCTCTTCGCTCACGTCGTCGAAGCCTTCGAGCGCGTCGATCTCGCCGAGCTGCGAGTAGGCCTCGGTCTCGATCACGATCATCGTCGCGCGCCCGTCCTCGGAGAGCACGAAGTTCCGGTAGAGCGCGTTCGATCGGGCGCGTTCCTCGAGGGCCGCGAGGGCTTCCGGCGTCTCGGGCCAGTCCTCGAGGAAGTCCCGGACGTCGAGTCCTTCCTCGTTCCCGAGCGTCTCGCGCACGTTCCAGAGACTGGTCACCTCGACGAGATGCGGCACCTCGTCCTCGATCGCGAGATGCGTGTCCCGCACGACCTCGAGGAAGGCCGGATCGAAGACGGAGCCCGCAGGCTCGAGCGCCACGGCCATCGCCGCGTCCCGACCGAAGACCTCCTTGAAGGCGTCGTTCTGGAGGACGATCGGATCGTCCTTGTGGAAGAAGGCGTCGTTCGAGGTCTCGAGATAGAAGTGCTGGATCTGCGTCCCGAGCGCCCCGGTCAGGACGAGCACGGCGAAGATCACGGTCCACGGATGCGCGACGACCCAACGCCCCCAGGCCCCCAGCGCCGCCTCGATTCGATCCTTCATGCGACCGGCGCGAGCTCCCCGTAGCGCGGGTTGCGCTCGCCCCAGAAGAAGCGATTCGCGTTCCCGTACATGAACTTCTCGAGCACGCCCTCGCGCAGGTCGAGCGCCCGCGCCTCGTTCACGCATCGCTCCCAGTCGAGGGCCGGGTGGTCGGAGGCGAAGAGGACCTTGTCCTTGCCGCGCGTGTTCATGAAGTGGATGAGTTCGGGCGGGAAATGCTTCGGCGAGTACGCCGACGTCATCAGGTGGAGGTTCCGGTACTTGATCATGAGCCGCGTCGCGATCCCCCACCAGGGATCGGCGCCGTGGGCCATGCAGATCTTGAGCTCCGGGAAGCGGACACAGACCCGGTCGAGGTGGATCGGGTTCTGGCACTCGCCGGCGACCGGGGGACCGGGGAGCCCGGTGTTGATCGTGAGCGGCAGATCGAGCTCCACGCATTTCGTGTAGAGCGGGTAGTAGCGCTCGTCGGAGGGCGGGACGTCGGAGGAGAAGGGCACGACCTTCGCGCAGACCGTCGGGTGGTTGCGGGCCAGGGCCTCCATCTCCCAGAGCCCCTTCATGATCGGCATCTGACCGGGGTCGACCGAGAGTCCGAGCGAGAAACGCTCCGGCGCCTTCTCGACGAAGCGCAGGACGCGCTCGGACGGCTTCGCCACGTTCAGCGTCACGATCGCCCGCTCGATCCCGAGCCGATCCATCTCGGGGATCAGCTCGCCCGGCTCGAAGCTCCGGAAGAAGTCGTCTCCGCCCTTGAGGTAGTCCTCTTTGACCCGCTTCAGGTAGTCGACGTCGGCCTGGTCGCCCATGTCGACGTTGATCCAGCAGTCGATCGCCTTCTGCATCCACGCCTCCGCTCCGGCCCCGACGAGGGGCCGTCGGCGGCGACGATAGCGAGACGGGGCGACGGCGCGCAGTCCAGCGCGCGGGCTGCGCTTCGGGGGCGGGGGACGCCGCCTACTGCCCGATGACCTCGTCCATCAGGCGGCGATTCGGGATCGACCACTTCGACTCCCCGTCCCGGAACGTCGTCGCGATCGGCCCGATCTGGTCGACGACGCCCCGGCGCCCGTCGACCTCGACCGCCTCGCCTTCGGGCAGGGTCTGCCGGAGATAGTGGCCCGCCAGGATGGCGGTCACGATGTCCCGGGAGCCGAGGGCGAAGGAGAGGCCCATGCCGGCGGTGATCGCGGCGACGGTCACGGTGATCACCGTGATCAGGATCTGGGTATCGACCCCGAGCTGCTCGAGGGTCACGACGACGACCATCACGACGATGCTCGTCTGGGCGACGGCCCCGAGACCCTTCGCGTAGGACAGGCCCGCGGCGCTCGCGGCGGAGGTCACGACGTTTCCGATGAAGCGCGCGAGGAAGACGCCGGCGGCGAGGACCAGCGCGGCGGAGATCACGCTCGGGATGTAGCCGAGGATCCGGGTGATCGCGGAGGTGACCGCGTGGAGGCCGACGATCTCGGCGGCGCCCATGACGAAGAGGATCAGGATCAGCCAGTAGGCGAGGCCACCGACGATCTGGGAGGGCTGGGCGCTGATCGAGGCCCGCTCGAGGGCCTCCATCAAGCCGGAGCGCTCGAGCAGGGCATCGAGGGAGACCTGGATGGAACGCACGAGAACCGCACGGACGAGCTTTGCGATCAGCCAGCCGAGCATGAAGACGGCGAACGCGCCGACCGCCTTGGGCAGGAACTCGATCGCCGAGGCCGCCACGCCGTTCAGCATGTCGACGAGCAGGGTCTGGATCTCGGAAAACTGTTCATTCATCGGGGTCACTCCGATCGTGGGTTCGCGTTCGCGGCGCGCCCATCGACTGCGGCGGCGAGAGCGGATCGTGGCCGAAGAAGGCCGCCAGCAGGTCGAGGAGGGGCGCGCAGAAGCGCATGAGGAAGACGAAGGTCGTGAGGTCGATCAGGTCGCGGCTCGTGAGCTCGGCCTGGACCTTGCGGATGGTCTGGTCGTCGAGGGTCTCGGGCGGTGCGGGTCGGTCGCCTTCGAGACTTCCGAGCAGATCGCGGACGAAGTCCTCGTCGGAATCGAAGTCGAAGGGCTCACGGCGGTCGTCGTTCGACATCGCTACGCCCCTCCCCTGCGCTTGCGACCGAAGGCGGCCGCCTCGCCGCCGACGCGCGCTTCGTAGAGCGCCTTCAGCTTCTTCGTGCCGCGCGAGACGCGCATCTTGACCGCCGACTCGGACAGGTCGAGCTCCCGGGCCAGCTCCGGGTAGCTGTACCCCTCCACGTAGCGTAGGAGGAGCGGCACGCGGGTGCCCGGATCGAGCGCGTCGAGGAGCTCGAGGACGAGCTTGCGGAGCGCGACGTCCGGCGCCTCGGGTCGCTCCGGCGGCGGCGCCTGCTCCTCGGCCGCCTTGCGCTTGCGCTGCTCGCTGGCGCGCTTGCGGAGCACCATCCGACAGGCGTTCAGGGTGACGGTGTTCAGCCAGTGGACGAAGGGGCGCTCGAAGCGGAACCGAGGCAGGTTGCGGAAGACCGCGAGGAAGACGTCCTGGACGGCCTCCTCGGCGTCGGCGGTCGAGCGGAGGATCCCGTACGAACGCGCGTAGACTCGACCCGAGTGTTTGCGCACCAGCTCGTTGTAGGCCGAAGTGCCGTAGGGCAGCTCCGCCTGGGCCTGCTCCACGAGCTCGCGATCGGGGTCTCCCTCCTGCCCCTGCAGGTCGTCCTCGCTCACAATCGCCGCCCTGCTCTCCCGTCCCACGAAGCTCGCCGTTCGCGTTCGCTCGACGATCGTCGCACGCCCCGCGCGGGGGCGCGCGAGCGATTCGCGATCACGAATCTTGCCGCTCCCGCCGCCCGGACGCACCGCCATCGTGACCATTCGCCGATCTCCAGAGCCCCTCGAGGGTGACCAGACGAAGCAGATCTCCTACGAGAATCCAGTTTCGGACTCTACGAATCGTTCGCGCGGCGAGGTCGGAGGGCGGCTGCGGAGCGTCCCGCGAGGCCTCCTGCCTGAGCAGTCCTTCGATCTCGTCCGACGCCGATCCCTCGTCCATCGCACCCCCCATCTGTCGGGAGGGGAAATGCGGGGGCGTAACAAAGCGTCACCGCCCCCCGCTCCCGGTCGGCCGCCGGCGGTTCGGCGCGGCGCGGCGGCGCAAGGCGGGATCAGGCCTCGGCGCGGCGGCGAAGGCGGGCTCAGGTCTCGACGACGCTCGGGTCCCCGAGATGACGGCTCACCAGCGAATGGAAGGCGGGCACCCCGGCGCCGTACTGGATCAGGTCGGCCTTCGCGTAGCGCGCGGCCGCCGCCGAGATCGGCTTCGCGTCCCGGGCCTTCATGTGGGCCTCGGCCACCCGCTCCATCAGGACGAAGCTGCCGACCGCCTCGGCGACGCTCTGTCCGACCGTGAGCAGGCCGTGGTTCGCCAGGATGACGGACCGGTTCTGGCCGAGCGCCTCGGCGATCCGGCGCCCGCCGTCGGTGTCCTGGATCTGGACCTCTTCGTCGTCGAAGAGCGCGTGGTCCTCGAAGAAGATGCAGGACTCCTGGGTGATCGGCAGGAGCGGACGCCGCTCTGCGGCGAAGGGCGTCCCCCAGCCCGTGTGGACGTGGGTGGCGCTGACCGCCTCGGGGCGCGCGGCCAGAATCGGCCCGTGGATGTAGTAGGCGGCGACGTTGATCCCGCCAGCGCCCTCGCCTTCGACGATCTTGCCGTCGGGGCCGATCAGCACGAGATCGGCGACGGTCGCCTGATGGAAGGACACGCCCCAGCGCAGGACCCAGAAATGGTCCGTCCGCTCGGGATCGCGCGCGCTGATGTGACCGTCGCCGGTGTCGCCCCAGCGCTGGGCCGCGAGGATGCGGTAGCCGAGGGCGACGTCGCGCTTGCGCCTGGCGCGGACCGCTTCGGGAGAGTCCTCGGCGCGGTCGCCGCCGAGGTCGATCGTTGCTGCTTCGGCCATGTCCGGTCCTCTCCTCGTCGTCTTCTTCGTGAACTCGCGAGACGAGATCGTAGCGAGGTCCGGTCGCCCGTGACCGCCTCGCCGCTTCAGTCGAGCGGGGGACGACGATCGAAGAAGGGGCGCTCCCGCTCGAGCTGTCCCGCCAGTCGGAAGAGCGTCGCCTCGTCGTCGGTTCGCCCCATGAACTGCAGCCCGATCGGCAGTCCCTCTTCATTCCAGTGGAGCGGGACCGACATCGCCGGATTGCCCGTCAGGTTCGCCAGCTGGGTGTAGCCCGTGGTCTGGAGCAGCGTCCGCGTCTGCGCCTCCCGGTCGGGATTCGAGAGCGAGAGCACCCCGAGCGGCGCCGGCGGGATCGCCATCGTCGGCGAGAGCACGACGTCGAAGCGCGTCATGTGTTCGGCGAGCGCGCGACCTGCGGCGTGCATCGTCCGGACCGCATTCACGTAGTCCGTGGCCGTCCTCGAGCCGGCGAGCTCCACCATCGCCCAGGTGCCGAGCTCGACGTCGCCCTGCTCGAGGGGACGACCGAGATCCGCGGCACGCTCCTCGAGGGAGGCCCGGGTGCTCGCGCTGATGATCGTGACGCCGGCCAGGGCGAGCCCTTCCGGCAGGTTCTCGAAGGGCGCCTCTTCGACTTCGTGCCCGAGCACGCGACAGAGTGCGATCGCCTCGTCGAGTGCAGCCTCGCAGTCCTCGTGCGGTGCCACACCGTTGAAGCCGAGACGCTGGACCGCGATCCGCAGCCGACCGGGATCCGCCCCGACCTCCTCGAGGAACGGACGGGCCGGCGGCGGCGCGGCATAGGGCGCACCCGGATCGGCCCCCGACGTCGCGTCGAGGAGCGCCGCGCTGTCGCGGACCGAGCGGGAGACCGCGTGGATCGTGCTCATCCCCGACCAGTTCTCACCCAGCTGCGGTCCCATCGGCGTGCGCCCGCGGGCCGGCTTCATCCCGAAGAGGCCGCAGCACGAAGCCGGGATCCGGATCGAGCCGCCTCCATCGCTGGCGTTCGCGAGAGGCAGGTAGCCGGCGGCGACCGCCGAGGATGCGCCGCCGGACGAGCCACCGGAGGTGTGGGTCGTCTTCCAGGGATTGCGGGTCTGCCCGAAGAGGCGCGACTCGGTGGACGTGGTCAACCCGAACTCCGGGGAATGGGTCCGTCCGAACGTGACGAGGCCCGCGCGGCGGTAGCGCGCGACGAGCTCGCTCTCGACGGTCGGGACGTATCCCTCGTAGAGGGCGCTGCCGTGGGTCAGGGGCGACCCGGGGATCGCCAGCGCGAGGTCCTTGAGGAGGAAGGGCACGCCGCGGAAGGGCCCGTCGGGAAGACCGTCGTCGATCGCCCGGCGCGCGTCGTCCTCGAATCGGGCGACCACCGCGCCCAGGACTTCGTCGCGGGCATCGACCCGCGCGATCGCTGCGTCGAGCAGCTCGTGGGGCGTCACGTCCCCGCTCGCGACGAGCGCCGCGAGGGCGAGGGCATCATGGTCCTCGTAGCCATCCACGTGCAGATCCTCCCGATCGATGCCCGCAGCGTACCCGACCGACCCGCGTGCCCCTACTTCCGGAACTGTTTGAAGTCGGCGGGACGCTTCTCGATGAAGGCCTTGATCGCCTCGATGTTCTCCGGCGAGCCCTGGGCCTTCGACATCTCGTCGTGCTCGATGTCGAGGGCTGCGGCGATTCCGGCCCGGTGGGCCTGGTTCATGATCTTCTTGATCGCGACCAGCGCCGAGATCGGCCACTGCGCGATCTCGCGGGCCTTCTCGAGGGCCGCCGCCAGGAGCGCGTCGTCCGGGTAGGCCCGCGCCGCCATCCCGAGTTCGACGGCCTTCGCCGCATCGATCCACTCCGCGGTGAACATCAGCTCGTTCGCGCGCTGTCGGCCGATCGAGCTCTGGAGCGTGTAGCTACTCGCGATCTCGGGCACGAGGCCGAGGTTCGCGAAGGGGAGCCGCGCCCGCAGACTCTCGCCGACGTAGACGATGTCCGAGGCGATCGCGATCGTGCAGCCTCCCCCCACGGCCACTCCGGGGACCGCCGCGATCAGCGGCTTGCCGAAGGCCAGCACCGTCGCCTCCGCGGCGAAGAAGCCGCTCGCGAAGCCGTCCTCCCGCGGCGGGCGCTCGCCCCCGCCGAAGCCCCCGAGATCGGCCCCCGAAGAGAAGTTCCCACCGGCCCCGGTCAGGACCACGACCGCCACCTTCGGGTCGGCTTCCGCGTCCCGCAGCGCCTGACAGAAGGCGTCCCACTGATCCTCGTCGAAGGCGTTCTTCTTCTCGGGCCGATTCATCGTGATCAGCAGCACGCCCTCTTCGTCGAGGTCGGTCAGCACGCGGGATTCGTCGCTCATGTCTTCTCCGTCCGGTTCGTCCGGGCCGACAACGATGGCGGATGCACCCCGAGGTAGCCAGTCCCGCTCGATCAGTCGGCGACGACGACTCTCGTGCCGGCCAGATGGTCGTGTCCGCAGCGGCGAGCCGAGCCGAAGATCAGCAGCAGCTCGAAGAGCACGACGAAGGATCCGACGACGGGCACGACCGCGACCGCATAGAGCGAGGCCTCTCGGATCCAGAACACGCGGGTGAAGGAGACCAGCCGCCCGTCGACACCCACGATACGAATCCCGAGCATGCGTTTCCCGATCGTCTGACCCCGATCGGCGAGCAGATAGCCATGGAGCGTCACGAAGAGCGCAAGAGAGAGGGCGTTGTCGATGAAGACATCGACCAGGGCGGGCAAGGTGAACAGCGCCCCGAACACCTCTCCGGCCGTCTCCGGCGGAACGGCGGACGCCTCGGAGAGCTCGAGCCGGCCGAGCAACGACATGAGCGGGAAGTAGATGGCCATCTGGAGAACGGCGTCGATGGACGCGGCGACGAACCGCGACGAGCGGCTCGCGTCGTCCGCGGTCGTGCGAGCCTCGTCGGGGAGCAGAGAGGACTGCGGGGGGTCGTAGGCGTGAGCGTCCAGCGGATCCGACACGCCGCCGAGATTAGCAGGAGGGAGGGTCTGCCCGCGGTCCGCGGCTGTATTAGAGTCGGTCGTTCGACGGGACACGTCGCGAGCCCGCGCGCCCCGAATCGCACACCCGCGCAGAGGATCCAGCATGCCGATCAGCCCCATGGACGACTACCTCGCCCACCAGACCACCGACACCTTCGACCACGTCTTCACGAGCGACCGCAACTTCTTCGACCGCTACTACTTCAATCTCCACGCGTCGAGCGACGAGCTCTTCATGGTCTTCGGCCTCGGCCAGTATCCGAACCTCGGGGTGACCGACGCCTTCGCCTCGATCTCCCACGGCGACACCCAGTACACGGTTCGCGCGTCCCGCGAGCTCGGCAGCGACCGGATGGACACGTCCTGCGGCCCCTTCAAGTTCGAGGTCCTCGAGGGACTCAAGAAGCTCCGGATCCAGTGCGACGACAACGAGTGGGGCCTCGCCTTCGACGTGACCTGGGACGGCGCGCAGCCTCCGCTCGAGGAGCCCAAGTCGATCAAGAAGAGCTTCAACCGCACGGTCATGGAGAACGCGCGCTTCGCCCAGACCGGCTGCTACACGGGCTCCCTCGAGATCGACGGCCAGCACTACACGGTCGAGCCCACGAAATGGAAGGGCGCGCGGGACCGCTCCTGGGGCGTACGCGGCGTGGGCGAGCCCGAGCCGCCGGGCATCCGCGTGACCGAGGAGCGCGCCCACGGCTTCTTCCACAACTGGATGCCGATGCAGTTCGACGACTACATGATCAAGACCTTCATCGAGGAGGGCCCCGACGGCGAGCGCCAGATGGAGGAAGGGATCAAGGTCTGGAACTACGGAATCGACAAGCCCAACGAGATCCTCGGCTCCCCGAACCACAAGATGCGGTACCACTCGGGCACGCGGGAGGTCGCCGGCGCGACGATCGGCTACGCGAACAGCGACCTGACCGTCGAGAACGTCCCGCTCCGGACGGTCAACCTCGGCATGGGCTCGGGCTACATCAACACCGACGGCTGGGGCCACGGCGTCTACCAGGGCAAGGAGAAGGTCGAGGGCGTCAAGTACGACGTCTCGACCCCGGCGAAGCGCGCCGAAGTCTTCGGCCTGAACGAGACCCTCTGCCGCTTCGAAGCCAGCAACGGCGACGTCGGCTACGGCATGCACGAGAACTTCATCGTCGGGATCTATCGACCCTACGGGTTCGACGAACCGGGCACAATGGCGCCCTGACCCGCGCGGGCGGGTCTGCGCGCCCGCTCAGTCTTCCTGCACGCCCTTCGGCGCCCTCTGCTTCATGAAGCCGAAGAGGTAGCCCGCGACGCGCCGCATCTGGATCTCCTCCGCGCCCTCGGTGATCCGGTAGCGGCGGTGGTGTCGGTAGATGTGCTCGAAGGGCTTGTGGCGCGAGTAGCCGAGACCGCCGTGGACCTGCATGGCGCGGTCCGCCGCCTCGCAGCAGAGCCGATTCGACCAGTAGTTGCACATCGAGACCTTGTCCGAGACCGAGAAGGCCCCGTACTGGTCCATCTGCCAGGCCGTCTTGTGGATCAGCGCCCGGAGCATCTCGCACTGGGTCTGGAGCTCGACGAGCGGGAACTGGATGCCCTGGTTCGTGGCGAGGGGCTTGCCGAAGGGCGCGCGGGTCTTCGCATACTCGATCGACTCGTCGATGCAGAACTGGGCGGCGCCGAGAGACGACGCCGCCTGACGGATCCGGTTCTCGTTGAAGAAGTGCTGGACGACCTGCAGGCCCCGCCCCTCTTCCCCGAAGATCGACGAGTGCGGAACCCGGACGTCCTGCATCGTGAAGCGGCCGTGGTCCGTCGGCATGTTGAAGGTCCAGAGGAGCTCCTCGACCTTGAAGCCCTCGCTATCCGTCGGCACGAGGAACGCGGTGATCCCGTGGCCGTCGCCGGGCCCGCCGTCGGTCCGCGCCATCACCATCGCGTGGGCGGCGTTGTGGATGCCGGTGTTCCAGCTCTTCTCGCCGTTCAGGATCCAGTCGTCGCCATCGCGGACGCCGCTCGTCTCCATGTGCGTCGCGTCGGAGCCGTGAGCGCTCTCGGTGATGCCGAACGTGAAGCCGCGCCGCCCGGCCGCAGCGTCCTCGAGCCAGTTCGCCTTCTGCTCCTCGCTTCCGTAGTGCAGGAGCAGCAGGAGGCCGACGCTGTTCCCGACGATCGAGTGCTCGTTCTGGAGGTCGTTGTGGAGCCCCAGCCCCTTCCGCGCGAGGTGCTCGCGGATCACGGCCATCCCGAGGTTGGTGCCGTCCCGGCCGCCGTACTCCTCGGGGAAGGCGTAGCGATAATGACCGGCCGCGTCCGCGCGCCGCTTCGCCTCTCTCAGGAGCGCCTCCCATTCCTCGGTCGGTCGCCCGCCCTCTTCCCAGTTTGTGCGCGCGTCCTCTCGCCGATGGTCGAAGAAGCGGACGTTGTCGTTTTCCTCCTCGAGCGGCCGGATCTCGGCCTCGATGAAGCGGTCGAGCTCGTCGAGGTAGTCCTGCAGGTCCTGCGGAATCTCGAAATCCAAAATCGTGCCCTCCGGCGTGCGGGGTTCAGTCCTCGTTCGCCGCGAGCGCGGCGGCGAGTCCCGAGTAGCGGGGTTGGTCGATGGCGAGCTGGTTCACGACGGTCACGCGGAGGTGATCCGCGAGACCGGGACGATCGAGCGCGACGGAGCCGTCGCGCAGCCCCTCGGCGAGGCGTCGCCGAAGCGCGTCGATCGGCTCGGCGGCCTCGGCTCCGAGCAGCGCGACGAGACGCGCCTGCTCGGCGGCGACGTGGGCGGGTCCGCGGGTGAGCTCGCGAAGCACGATGTCGAGGGAGTTCGAGGCCACGAGCGACAGGAACGCATCCCGCCCCTTCAGTCGCCCGCGCAGGTCGTTCCTCAGGAAGTCGCGCACGCTCTCCAGCAGCTCGTCGGTCCGCGGCATGTCGAGCGAGCTCGCCGCCGGTCCCTCCGCGACGAGCTCGACGGGACCGGGGATGATCAGGTTCGCGCAGTCGACCTGACACTCGGAGCTGCGTCGCGCGATCCCCGGTCGTTCGACGCTCGCGTCCACGCCGCCCCGATACATCGCCGCCATCTGCAGCGTCCCGACCGCCCACCAGAACGAACCGAAGACCTCCCACCAGCGAAGGTGATCCGGCGTGATCCGGATCCCCGATTCGGTTTCGTAGCCCTCGAGGAGCGACTCGCGCGAGCCGAAGCCACCCACGGGCTGGTCGTGGCGACCGAAGCGCCAGGAGTTGGTGCAGATCCAGCCGAGGTCGCGTACGGGGTCGCCGAGATAGGCGACCTCCCAGTCGAGCACGGCCATGATCCCGTCCGGCGTGATCATCAGGTTGCCGTTCCGGAAATCGTTGTGGACGAGGCGCGGCGTGTCGTAGATCGGCTCGGGGAGATGGTCGAGCAGCCAACGCGCCGTGTAGTCGATCATCGGCTGCGGGGTGTCGTAGGCGCGATAGCCCGCCCAGAGCTGCTCCACGTAGGCCCGGGTCGACTGCTCTTCGAGGAACGAAGACAGCCCGGCGGCGACGGGATCGACACCGTGGATCCGCGCCAGGATCCGACCGCACTCGAAGGCCAGCGTCGGACGGACGGCCTCGAGCGCCGGATCCTTCAGGATCTTTCCGCCGAGGGTCTCGCCCTCGAGCCACTCCATGAGGAAGCCCTCGCCGAGGCCGTCGTCCTCCTCGAGCACCAGTACGACCGCAGGCTCCGGCACCCCCACCTGCCGGGCGACCTGCATGAGCCGCGCCTCGCCCGCGAGACCGGGTCCCGGGTTCGCGCCCGTGCGCTCCTTCGAACCACCACCGGCCGCGCGGCGGAACGCCAGGGTCCGCGGCCCGCCGGTCGCCTCGATCTCGACGCGATAGGTCTCCTGACTCGCTCCGCCGGAGAGTCGACGAACGGACACGAGCGCGGCGAAGTCGGAGAGTCCGCGCGTGAGCGCCGCGGCGAGTCGGGCGTCGAAGTCTTCCATCGGCGTTCGACTCTAGTCGAACGCCACGCCCCCCCGCATTGGACGCGGAGTACACGCGCCGGCCGCGCGACGCGAAGGCTCAGGCGGACGGTCGAAACACGAGCGGCGCGACGACCGAAGTCGACGCGCCGCCGGCGCTTCCCCCGTACGCTTCGGAAGAAGCGGTACTCCTCCGCTCAGGAGCGGTACTCCTCCGGATAGCTGCTCCAGTCGATCTCGCGGATCGGCCCGCCCATCTTGCCGGGCCAGCGCGAGCTGCCGATCGTGTCGACGAAGGGCCAGAACGCATCCGGGTCGAGCGCGCCCTGGCGCGAGATCTCGCGCTGGATCGGCTTGCCGATCGCGAGATAGGCCTCGACCTCACCCAGGATCGGGAGCCGCTCGGCGATCGGGTCCCACGGGCTCTCCCGCAGGAGCAGCTCGCCTTCGACCTTCTCGCGGTAGACCGGCTGGGTCCTCGACTCGACGGAGACGACGAAGGGTTCGATGTCGTAGGCCTTCTCGGCGCCGCCGACCGCGCGGGAGCACTTGATCCACCACTGGAAGTCGTGCTCCTCCTCCGGCATCTCGAGGGCGCCCGCGGTCCGTCCCTTGTACTCGAGGAA harbors:
- a CDS encoding amidase, with protein sequence MDGYEDHDALALAALVASGDVTPHELLDAAIARVDARDEVLGAVVARFEDDARRAIDDGLPDGPFRGVPFLLKDLALAIPGSPLTHGSALYEGYVPTVESELVARYRRAGLVTFGRTHSPEFGLTTSTESRLFGQTRNPWKTTHTSGGSSGGASSAVAAGYLPLANASDGGGSIRIPASCCGLFGMKPARGRTPMGPQLGENWSGMSTIHAVSRSVRDSAALLDATSGADPGAPYAAPPPARPFLEEVGADPGRLRIAVQRLGFNGVAPHEDCEAALDEAIALCRVLGHEVEEAPFENLPEGLALAGVTIISASTRASLEERAADLGRPLEQGDVELGTWAMVELAGSRTATDYVNAVRTMHAAGRALAEHMTRFDVVLSPTMAIPPAPLGVLSLSNPDREAQTRTLLQTTGYTQLANLTGNPAMSVPLHWNEEGLPIGLQFMGRTDDEATLFRLAGQLERERPFFDRRPPLD
- a CDS encoding mechanosensitive ion channel — protein: MNEQFSEIQTLLVDMLNGVAASAIEFLPKAVGAFAVFMLGWLIAKLVRAVLVRSIQVSLDALLERSGLMEALERASISAQPSQIVGGLAYWLILILFVMGAAEIVGLHAVTSAITRILGYIPSVISAALVLAAGVFLARFIGNVVTSAASAAGLSYAKGLGAVAQTSIVVMVVVVTLEQLGVDTQILITVITVTVAAITAGMGLSFALGSRDIVTAILAGHYLRQTLPEGEAVEVDGRRGVVDQIGPIATTFRDGESKWSIPNRRLMDEVIGQ
- a CDS encoding sigma-70 family RNA polymerase sigma factor, producing MVTMAVRPGGGSGKIRDRESLARPRAGRATIVERTRTASFVGRESRAAIVSEDDLQGQEGDPDRELVEQAQAELPYGTSAYNELVRKHSGRVYARSYGILRSTADAEEAVQDVFLAVFRNLPRFRFERPFVHWLNTVTLNACRMVLRKRASEQRKRKAAEEQAPPPERPEAPDVALRKLVLELLDALDPGTRVPLLLRYVEGYSYPELARELDLSESAVKMRVSRGTKKLKALYEARVGGEAAAFGRKRRGGA
- a CDS encoding class II aldolase/adducin family protein; translation: MAEAATIDLGGDRAEDSPEAVRARRKRDVALGYRILAAQRWGDTGDGHISARDPERTDHFWVLRWGVSFHQATVADLVLIGPDGKIVEGEGAGGINVAAYYIHGPILAARPEAVSATHVHTGWGTPFAAERRPLLPITQESCIFFEDHALFDDEEVQIQDTDGGRRIAEALGQNRSVILANHGLLTVGQSVAEAVGSFVLMERVAEAHMKARDAKPISAAAARYAKADLIQYGAGVPAFHSLVSRHLGDPSVVET
- a CDS encoding amidohydrolase family protein, which translates into the protein MQKAIDCWINVDMGDQADVDYLKRVKEDYLKGGDDFFRSFEPGELIPEMDRLGIERAIVTLNVAKPSERVLRFVEKAPERFSLGLSVDPGQMPIMKGLWEMEALARNHPTVCAKVVPFSSDVPPSDERYYPLYTKCVELDLPLTINTGLPGPPVAGECQNPIHLDRVCVRFPELKICMAHGADPWWGIATRLMIKYRNLHLMTSAYSPKHFPPELIHFMNTRGKDKVLFASDHPALDWERCVNEARALDLREGVLEKFMYGNANRFFWGERNPRYGELAPVA
- a CDS encoding efflux RND transporter permease subunit, yielding MKDRIEAALGAWGRWVVAHPWTVIFAVLVLTGALGTQIQHFYLETSNDAFFHKDDPIVLQNDAFKEVFGRDAAMAVALEPAGSVFDPAFLEVVRDTHLAIEDEVPHLVEVTSLWNVRETLGNEEGLDVRDFLEDWPETPEALAALEERARSNALYRNFVLSEDGRATMIVIETEAYSQLGEIDALEGFDDVSEETAAASRQLITGEEDAEILSAIEAVLAKTVPEGVEVHVAGMAAFTTVLSRTLMPDMAQATVLSIVVAAVFLAMLFRSVLGVVLPLLTVGLSVFSTMSLMGAVGIPIMAPTQIIPSFLLAVGIGGAVHLVAIYYQGIRAGMDRHEAVPHALAHSGLPILMTSLTTAGGLLSFIPAALAPISHFGIISPIGVLLSLAYVLVLLPALLAISPVRRVTEAAAGTETVSQRLLLSVGRFSTRRSGLVLAVWAAILLAAGVGIPRIHVGHDMIEWFPEDSGLFQAVDYTNDHFGGAVTYEVLVSTGADDGLHEPAVLRKLEEVSDHMLSVEAATLRAGKVVSIVDIVKETHRALNENRPEFYAIPDDRELVSQELLLFENSGSDDVEDLVTSDFETARLTARVRFDDGAFVKPYLDAVEPGIAAILGEGLDYEITGEFRLVGNTIAAALTTMLRSYSTALVVITLLMILLIGRVRLGLLTMIPNLAPVILSLGLMGWFGFPLDMLSLMTASIVIGLAVDDTIHFMHNFRREFEAGEAVEPAVDHTLQSTGQALLFTSCVLSCSFLVYTQSYMLNMYAFGVVISSAIAVAFLADVTLAPALVARFAGRLAGRSDDR